In Quercus lobata isolate SW786 chromosome 12, ValleyOak3.0 Primary Assembly, whole genome shotgun sequence, a genomic segment contains:
- the LOC115969956 gene encoding beta-amyrin 11-oxidase-like, translating to MELELLWLILSVLLGGYVFVFGFLRRFNEWYYVRRLGKTRYPLPPGDMGWPYLGGLPTFLKAFKSDDPDSYIYNLVSKYGRTGIYKTYMFGKPSVIVCTPETCRKVLTNDDQFKLGYPKATTILTGKSFHGITNAEHKRLRRLTTAPINGHEALSGYIDLIEGIVVNSLDEWASMNRPVKLLAELRGVAFKVITNIFISTYSESVISSVENLYTDLNAGIKSQAINLPGFVFRRALKARKKLVKIFQSVLDKKRVTMKDNTNETDAKKDMMDLLMGVKDEDGKQLEDLDIIDLLIVFMLAGHESSAHGALWSVIYLSENPEVFKIAKEEQEEIMKRRPSTQKGLNLKEIRQMEYLSKVIDEMLRRTSISFSVFREAKEDVNINGYLVPKGWKVLVWNRGVHMDPETYANPKEFDPSRWDNHKPRAGSFLPFGAGSRICPGSELAKLEIAIFLHHYILNYNVERLNPGCPVKYLPVARPTDLCLAKIIKVT from the exons ATGGAGTTGGAGCTGTTGTGGTTGATACTTTCAGTTCTGTTGGGTGGCTATGTCTTTGTGTTTGGGTTTCTCAGGAGATTCAATGAGTGGTATTATGTTAGAAGGCTGGGGAAAACACGATATCCTCTCCCTCCTGGGGATATGGGATGGCCTTACCTTGGGGGTCTTCCAACTTTCCTCAAAGCTTTCAAATCTGATGACCCTGATTCCTACATATACAACCTTGTTTCCaa ATATGGCCGGACAGGTATCTACAAAACCTACATGTTTGGGAAGCCAAGTGTGATTGTTTGTACCCCAGAAACATGCAGGAAAGTTTTGACAAATGATGACCAATTCAAACTAGGTTATCCTAAAGCAACAACAATCCTTACAGGTAAATCATTCCATGGCATTACAAATGCTGAGCACAAACGATTGCGCCGGCTAACCACAGCTCCCATCAATGGCCATGAGGCACTGTCTGGATATATAGATCTTATAGAGGGCATAGTGGTTAATTCTTTGGATGAGTGGGCTAGCATGAATCGGCCAGTCAAGCTCTTGGCAGAGTTGAGAGGGGTTGCCTTTAAAGTGATTACAAACATTTTCATCAGTACATATAGTGAATCAGTTATATCATCAGTAGAGAACTTGTACACAGACTTAAATGCAGGAATAAAGTCTCAGGCCATTAATCTTCCGGGATTTGTATTCCGCAGAGCACTCAAG GCACGAAAGAAGTTGGTGAAGATATTCCAATCTGTACTAGACAAAAAGAGGGTCACGATGAAAGACAACACCAATGAAACAGATGCGAAAAAAGATATGATGGATTTACTTATGGGAGTCAAAGACGAAGATGGTAAACAATTGGAGGATTTGGATATTATAGATTTATTAATCGTGTTCATGTTAGCTGGTCATGAAAGCTCAGCTCATGGTGCATTATGGTCAGTCATTTATCTATCAGAAAATCCAGAGGTCTTCAAAATAGCAAAG GAAGAGCAAGAGGAGATCATGAAGAGAAGACCATCTACACAAAAAGGGCTTAACCTTAAAGAGATTAGACAAATGGAATATCTTTCTAAG GTAATTGATGAGATGCTGCGCAGAACTAGCAtctcattttcagttttcagaGAGGCGAAAGAGGATGTTAATATCAATG GTTATCTAGTTCCAAAAGGATGGAAAGTTTTAGTCTGGAATAGGGGTGTTCATATGGATCCTGAAACCTATGCAAACCCAAAGGAATTTGATCCTTCAAGATGGGAT AATCATAAACCCAGAGCTGGAAGTTTCCTTCCATTTGGAGCAGGAAGTAGGATATGCCCTGGAAGTGAGCTGGCCAAGCTTGAGATCGCCATTTTCCTTCATCATTATATCCTTAACTACAA TGTGGAGCGACTTAATCCAGGTTGCCCAGTGAAGTATTTACCAGTAGCAAGGCCTACTGACCTGTGCCTTGCAAAAATCATCAAAGTCACATAA